Below is a window of Paremcibacter congregatus DNA.
CGAGCCAAAACAGACTTTTCTGGCATCGCTATATGTTTGAGAAAATGACTACTGAGCAGAGAGGAGATTTAATTGAGCGAGGTGTGCATGAGGGGGAGAATTTAAAACCCTTTAGCCGTCAGGAAAAGCTGGAGCATGAACAGATGCTTCGCGAAAGAATCAAGAAAAATGGAGGGGATGATAACTATCCCTCGAATGGGGTAATCGACCTATCAGGCATTGAAATTGAAAAAGACTTCATCGCATATAATTACATTTTTCCACATCATACGAAATTTAACCAAGTAAAATTTAGAAAGAGAGCTAATTTTTATAATTCAAGGTTTTATGGTTATGCGGAATTTGTGGGTGTAGAGTTCTCGGAAATGGCATATTTTAGATATGCTACCTTTTATGCTTGGGCGAATTTTAAGGGAGCTGTATTTTTAAGTACGGCTGATTATAGAAACGTTCCATTCAATTCAACGACAGATTTTTCCGAAGCTGAATTTACTATGGCGCCAGTATTTCATGGCAGTAAGATGTATTTGGACACAGATTGGAGCGATACAAAATTCTCTAATAGATATGAACAGGAAGCAGATGCTGTGCGGGCTGAAAGGTGTTGGTCAACTTTAAAACTTCTCATGAATCAAATGATGCGCCACGATTATGAGTTGAAGTTTTTTGCTCTGGAGATGGAAGCCCGTACACTCTATCGAGGTAAATCATTATCCTACAATTTATATAAATATCTCTCTGACTTTGGGCAAAGTATTTCACGACCTTTCTATTGGTTGGTTGGGGTGTTTGTTTTATTCTGGGCTATCTTTTACGGCATGCAATTTTATGAATATTCTTTATCTGTCGGCGCTGATCAAGGTTATTTTACATCCTATTATGTGAATGCTGTTGCGTTGCCTTCAGTGAGCCAGTCGGCTTTGACCAGCTTAGTGAATTCGGTTCCGTTCGTAGGATTGCAAAAATATGTATATGGGGCAGAAGCGTCAACACTCACATTAGTTATTGGCGTCGTCCAAACTCTGATCAGTAGTATTTTATTGTTTTTGATCGGCCTTGGAATTCGTAACCGATATCGTATCAAATAAAATTATCTAATCACATTTTAAAAAAATGCCCAGGAAGACCTGGGCATTAAAGGACGTCTAGGGAAACGCCTTTGGTAGTTTAAGAGGTGGGGCGAAACAGTTTCGCCCACGGGTCGGGTTACTGTGTGCCGGTGTGGCTGGCTTTCCAGGTTTTCTGAACCTCGCCGGTCTGGGCATTGATCAGAACGACACCTTTGGTCGTGGGCAGTCGCTTTCCAGTGCGTACTCTTACAATCCAGGTGCCCTCTTTAAGTTCTGCATCATCGATAGCGGCGGTCACATGCAGTGAAGTGCCGGCCCGCAGAAAACCAATCGAGTCAAGATAGCGGCGGGCAATGCGCTTGGCGTCTTGATCCGTAAAAGTGACTGCCGTGTCTGCGGTGGTCGATTGGGCCCAGGAGGAGGGGAGACCGGTGGTCATGATCAGGCCAAAAAACAAGGCCGTGATTTTGTGCAATGGTGATATTCGCATGTTAAAATTCTTTCCAAGCTCATCATGTTATCTAAATGAGTAAATGCGAAGTTTCCGGTGTGTTACGCGACTCATATGAATTCATATATAAATAATGCAGTTTCATGTGCGTTGATTCAAACGAATTTTTGTCATATATTTATGAGATAAATTCATATATGAGAAAATTTAAATGTTTGTATCGCCTGCTATTTTATCCGCCTTGCCGGCTTTTGATGCTGTGGCGCGTTTGCGAAGTTTCGGAGCGGCAGGGGAGGCGCTCAATATCAGCCAGAGCGCCGTCAGTCATCGGATCAAGCATCTGGAGGAGCAGCTCGATGTTCGTTTGATACGGCGGACAACACGGGCTCTGGAATTAACGCCAGAGGGGTTGCGTTTCGCGGATGCCGCGCGTCAGGCGCTGGCCGAGATGGAGGGGGCGCTGTATGACCTGAAACAGGATAAAGATGAGGGCATGATCATTTTGTCGGCACTGGCGTCGTTGGCGGCCAAATGGCTGGTGCCGCATCTGGTGGAATTTTATCGGGCCTATCCAGGCAGTCAGGTCTCTGTGATGGCCCAGGATGCGCTGGTGGATTTAAGTCGTGAGCCGGTGGATGCCGGATTGCGTTACTCCCGGGCACCGCAGCCCGGTCTGCATGCGACCCATTTGTGCAAGGATTGGCTGGTGCCGATTGCCAGTCCGCGATTGTTTAAGGATGGTAAAATTCCGACCACACCGGAAGATCTGGCACGATTTCCCCTGATGTCCTATACGGCGTCGTTGCCGTTCGATATCGCATATTCCTGGAAATACTGGTTTGAACAGATGGGGTCTGATATTGAGCCGGAATTGGTGGGGCCTTATTACGACCGCGCCGACATCATGATCCAGACGGCCATCGCCGGGCATGGTATTGTACTCGGGCGCGCCATGTTGATGGAAAAAGATTTGTTTGATCAGGGGCTTTTGGTTCAGGTGGGCCCGAAAGTGAGGGCCCAGGCCTCTTATTATTTTGTGACCTTGCCGGATAAGGCGCGCTGGCCTAAGATTGTGATTTTCCGGGAATGGTTACAGCAAACCATGGGCGAAAGCTATGCCCGTATTTCCGAATTTCTCTATTAAGACACTTCGTGCGATAAGGTATTTTTATGTCTTCAGTTTCTAAAGTATGCATGTCTCCCGGCGGACCTGAATTTTCTCCTTTTGTTCAGGGCTATTGGCGGTTGGCGGAATGGGGTATGTCTTCGGCGGAGCTCCTGTCCTTCATTTCACAACATGTGGCACATGGCATCACGACAGTGGATCATGCGCCGGTCTACGGCGATCCTTCCTGTGAGAGCCTGTTTGGCGCCGCGTTGAAGCTGGACCCGTCTTTGCGCAACCGTCTAGAGATTGTTTCCAAATGTGGCATCGAGAACCCCCCTGAGGGCGGGGGCGCGGGGGCTGTCGCTTATTATGACAGCAGTAAAGGCGCGATTATCGCCTCGGTGGAAGGTTCTCTGTCACGGCTCGGGGGTGATCATCTGGATGTATTGTTGGTTCATCGTTGCGATTTTCTGATGCAGGCGGATGAGGTGGCGGAAGCCTTCGTCGCCCTCAAAGCTAGTGGCAAGGTACGGCATTTTGGCGTGTCCAATTTTAGCCCAAGTCAATTTTCGCTGCTGCAGTCGCGGCTGGACGCCCCTCTGGTCACCAATCAGGTCGAGATTAATCCGGTGAACTTCGGCGTGGTCTCTGATGGTACTCTGGACCAGTTGCAGGAAGGACGGGTGCGGCCGATGGCCTGGTCCTGTCTGGCGGGAGGTGAAATTTTCCAGGG
It encodes the following:
- a CDS encoding LysR substrate-binding domain-containing protein, coding for MFVSPAILSALPAFDAVARLRSFGAAGEALNISQSAVSHRIKHLEEQLDVRLIRRTTRALELTPEGLRFADAARQALAEMEGALYDLKQDKDEGMIILSALASLAAKWLVPHLVEFYRAYPGSQVSVMAQDALVDLSREPVDAGLRYSRAPQPGLHATHLCKDWLVPIASPRLFKDGKIPTTPEDLARFPLMSYTASLPFDIAYSWKYWFEQMGSDIEPELVGPYYDRADIMIQTAIAGHGIVLGRAMLMEKDLFDQGLLVQVGPKVRAQASYYFVTLPDKARWPKIVIFREWLQQTMGESYARISEFLY
- a CDS encoding aldo/keto reductase; translation: MSSVSKVCMSPGGPEFSPFVQGYWRLAEWGMSSAELLSFISQHVAHGITTVDHAPVYGDPSCESLFGAALKLDPSLRNRLEIVSKCGIENPPEGGGAGAVAYYDSSKGAIIASVEGSLSRLGGDHLDVLLVHRCDFLMQADEVAEAFVALKASGKVRHFGVSNFSPSQFSLLQSRLDAPLVTNQVEINPVNFGVVSDGTLDQLQEGRVRPMAWSCLAGGEIFQGQSAQMIRLRATLEVLREELGAESIDQVIFAWIMQMPSHPVPILGSGNIARVTAALGALDLNLSREQWYRLWVASKGHGVP
- a CDS encoding pentapeptide repeat-containing protein — encoded protein: MPEEVKEYKLTPANQNPWYLLMIWYGEPSAPEDMEIASQNRLFWHRYMFEKMTTEQRGDLIERGVHEGENLKPFSRQEKLEHEQMLRERIKKNGGDDNYPSNGVIDLSGIEIEKDFIAYNYIFPHHTKFNQVKFRKRANFYNSRFYGYAEFVGVEFSEMAYFRYATFYAWANFKGAVFLSTADYRNVPFNSTTDFSEAEFTMAPVFHGSKMYLDTDWSDTKFSNRYEQEADAVRAERCWSTLKLLMNQMMRHDYELKFFALEMEARTLYRGKSLSYNLYKYLSDFGQSISRPFYWLVGVFVLFWAIFYGMQFYEYSLSVGADQGYFTSYYVNAVALPSVSQSALTSLVNSVPFVGLQKYVYGAEASTLTLVIGVVQTLISSILLFLIGLGIRNRYRIK